One Prunus dulcis chromosome 8, ALMONDv2, whole genome shotgun sequence DNA window includes the following coding sequences:
- the LOC117636735 gene encoding keratin-3, type I cytoskeletal 51 kDa — translation MMMGRGGRDREERDEEEGKGLLWKLPVIKSPQLGKVGPAFGVGVGCGLGFGVGLLGGLGFGPGIPGLQVGFGLGAGCGVGLGFGYGVGKGIAHDDHRRYSNVGNLFQGANVGISRASGNLPTQDDIGALVEELVDNTKKLVRATTREMDKWRR, via the exons ATGATGATGGGCAGGGGAGGCAGAGATAGAGAGGAAAGGGATGAGGAGGAGGGCAAGGGTTTGCTGTGGAAGCTTCCAGTTATCAAATCCCCGCAACTCGGGAAGGTGGGTCCCGCCTTTGGTGTCGGCGTCGGCTGTGGCTTGGGCTTCGGCGTCGGCCTCCTCGGCG GCTTAGGATTTGGTCCTGGGATTCCTGGCTTACAAGTTGGCTTTGGCCTTGGTGCTGGATGTGGGGTCGGCTTAGGATTCGGCTACGGGGTCGGCAAGGGCATTGCTCATGATGACCATCGGAGATACTCTAATGTTGGCAATCTTTTTCAAGGAGCAAATGTTGGCATTTCTCGTGCTTCTGGAAATCTGCCTACTCA GGATGATATTGGTGCACTTGTTGAGGAGCTTGTTGATAATACAAAGAAACTTGTGAGAGCTACTACAAGAGAAATGGACAAGTGGAGAAGATGA
- the LOC117636732 gene encoding chlorophyll a-b binding protein CP26, chloroplastic, translating into MVSLAASTAAASLGVSELLGNSLNNFSGAARSAPSATTPATFKTVALFSKKKAAPPPKAKAVAPADEELAKWYGPDRRIFLPEGLLDRSEIPEYLTGEVPGDYGYDPFGLGKKPENFSKYQAYELIHARWAMLGAAGFIIPEAFNKFGANCGPEAVWFKTGALLLDGNTLNYFGKNIPINLIFAVVAEVVLLGGAEYYRITNGLDLEDKLHPGGPFDPLGLAKDPDQAALLKVKEIKNGRLAMFSMLGFFLQAYVTGEGPVENLAKHLSDPFGNNLLTVIGGSVERAPTL; encoded by the exons ATGGTTTCTCTGGCAGCATCAACAGCGGCTGCTTCCCTTGGTGTGTCTGAATTGCTTGGAAACAGTCTGAACAACTTTAGCGGCGCAGCCAGGTCGGCCCCTTCAGCCACCACCCCAGCCACCTTCAAGACCGTCGCACTCTTCTCCAAGAAGAAGGCCGCACCCCCTCCCAAGGCCAAGGCTGTTGCTCCTGCTGACGAAGAGCTCGCCAAGTGGTATG GTCCTGATAGAAGAATCTTCTTGCCTGAGGGGCTCTTGGACCGCTCAGAGATCCCAGAGTACTTGACTGGAGAAGTTCCTGGCGA TTATGGATATGATCCTTTTGGGCTAGGCAAGAAGCCAGAAAACTTCAGCAA ATACCAAGCATATGAGCTAATCCATGCTCGGTGGGCTATGCTTGGTGCTGCCGGATTCATCATCCCAGAGGCCTTCAACAAATTTGGTGCTAACTGCGGCCCTGAGGCTGTCTGGTTCAAG ACAGGAGCTCTACTCCTTGATGGGAACACATTGAATTACTTTGGTAAGAACATACCTATCAATCTTATCTTTGCTGTTGTTGCTGAGGTTGTTCTTCTAGGTGGAGCAGAATACTACAGAATCACAAACGGCTTG GATTTGGAGGACAAGCTTCACCCAGGTGGTCCTTTTGACCCATTGGGGCTCGCTAAGGATCCAGACCAGGCTGCATTGCTAAAGGTGAAGGAGATTAAGAACGGAAGACTTGCCATGTTTTCCATGCTTGGTTTCTTCCTGCAAGCTTATGTCACTGGAGAAGGTCCTGTCGAAAACCTAGCAAAGCATCTCAGTGATCCCTTCGGCAACAACTTGCTTACTGTGATCGGTGGCTCTGTGGAAAGAGCTCCAACCCTGTAA
- the LOC117636727 gene encoding acetolactate synthase 3, chloroplastic, producing MAAIAPSSSSLSNPSPLPSSTNSQNNTSRFTRPFSPIPQKPTLYRPLHISNSLSPKPKPKATSTGSITTTPITTTSDPQTFISRYAPDEPRKGADVLVEALERQGVTDVFAYPGGASLEIHQALTRSSTIRNVLPRHEQGGVFAAEGYARASGLPGVCIATSGPGATNLVSGLADALLDSVPVVAITGQVPRRMIGTDAFQETPIIEVTRSITKHNYLVLDVEEIPRIVREAFFLATSGRPGPVLIDIPKDIQQQLLVPNWNQPMSLPGYMSRLPKSPSESHLDQIVRLVSESKKPVLYVGGGCLNSSDQLRGFVDLTGIPVASTLMGLGAYPCSDELSLQMLGMHGTVCANYAVDKSDLLLAFGVRFDDRVTGKLEAFASRAKIVHIDIDSAEIGKNKQPHVSVCADVKLALAGINRILEGKGSKLKLDFSAWREELKEQKVKFPLSYKTFGEAIPPQYAIQVLDELTDGNAIISTGVGQHQMWAAQFYKYRRPRQWLTSGGLGAMGFGLPAAIGAAVANPDAIVVDIDGDGSFMMNVQELATIRVENLPIKIMLLNNQHLGMVVQWEDRFYKANRAHTYLGNPSNESEIFPNMLKFAAACGIPAARVTKKEHLKEAIQKMLDTPGPYLLDVIVPHQEHVLPMIPSGGAFKDVITEGDGRSSY from the coding sequence ATGGCGGCCATCGCTCCATCCTCTTCCTCCTTGTCAAATCCCTCTCCTCTCCCTTCTTCAACAAATTCCCAAAACAACACTTCCAGATTTACCCGCCCCTTTTCCCCTATTCCCCAGAAGCCCACTCTCTACCGCCCTCTCCACATAtccaattctctctctcccaaacccaaacccaaagcCACGAGCACTGGCAGCATCACCACCACCCCTATTACCACCACTTCAGACCCACAAACTTTCATTTCCCGATATGCCCCTGATGAGCCAAGAAAGGGCGCGGATGTCCTGGTGGAGGCCCTTGAACGCCAAGGCGTCACCGACGTATTCGCCTACCCTGGAGGCGCATCCTTGGAGATCCACCAGGCCCTCACGCGCTCCTCCACCATCCGCAACGTCCTCCCTCGCCACGAGCAAGGTGGCGTCTTCGCTGCCGAGGGCTACGCGCGCGCCTCCGGCCTCCCCGGTGTCTGTATTGCTACCTCGGGCCCTGGTGCCACCAACTTGGTCAGTGGCCTCGCCGACGCACTCCTCGACAGCGTCCCCGTGGTTGCTATCACTGGACAGGTCCCCCGCCGCATGATCGGCACCGACGCTTTTCAAGAGACACCCATCATTGAGGTAACCCGATCCATCACCAAACACAATTACCTTGTTCTTGATGTAGAGGAAATTCCTAGAATTGTTCGTGAGGCTTTTTTCTTGGCCACCTCAGGCCGACCAGGGCCAGTTTTGATAGACATACCCAAAGATATACAGCAACAGCTTCTAGTTCCCAATTGGAACCAACCCATGAGTCTTCCCGGCTACATGTCTAGGTTGCCCAAGTCCCCCTCTGAGTCCCATTTGGACCAGATTGTGAGGTTGGTATCTGAGTCGAAGAAGCCGGTTTTGTATGTTGGTGGAGGGTGTCTGAACTCGAGCGACCAGTTGAGGGGATTTGTGGATCTTACCGGGATCCCCGTTGCGAGTACTTTGATGGGTCTTGGGGCGTACCCATGCTCCGACGAATTGTCCCTCCAAATGCTTGGGATGCATGGGACTGTGTGTGCTAATTATGCTGTGGATAAGTCTGACTTGTTGCTTGCTTTTGGGGTGAGGTTCGATGACCGTGTCACAGGAAAGCTCGAAGCATTTGCTAGCCGCGCTAAGATTGTTCACATTGATATTGATTCAGCAGAGATCGGAAAGAATAAGCAGCCTCATGTGTCAGTTTGTGCAGATGTGAAGTTGGCATTGGCAGGGATAAATCGAATATTGGAAGGCAAAGGAAGCAAGCTTAAACTAGATTTCTCAGCTTGGAGGGAGGAGCTGAAAGAGCAGAAGGTGAAGTTTCCATTGAGTTATAAGACTTTTGGGGAAGCCATTCCTCCTCAGTATGCGATTCAGGTCCTTGACGAATTAACGGATGGGAATGCAATTATAAGCACTGGAGTTGGGCAGCATCAAATGTGGGCAGCTCAATTTTACAAATACAGGAGGCCTCGCCAGTGGTTGACATCAGGGGGATTAGGGGCTATGGGTTTTGGATTGCCTGCCGCTATCGGGGCTGCTGTTGCAAATCCAGATGCAATTGTTGTTGACATCGATGGCGATGGGAGTTTCATGATGAATGTCCAAGAATTGGCAACTATCAGGGTAGAGAATCTTCCCATTAAGATAATGCTGTTGAATAATCAGCATTTGGGTATGGTTGTTCAGTGGGAGGATCGCTTTTATAAGGCGAACAGGGCTCACACTTACTTAGGGAACCCATCAAACGAGTCTGAGATATTCCCGAATATGCTCAAGTTTGCAGCAGCCTGTGGGATACCAGCTGCGCGTGTGACGAAGAAGGAGCATCTGAAGGAAGCAATTCAGAAAATGTTGGACACTCCTGGTCCATACTTGTTGGATGTAATAGTGCCCCATCAAGAGCATGTCTTACCTATGATTCCTAGCGGTGGTGCTTTCAAAGATGTGATAACGGAAGGTGATGGAAGATCGTCTTATTGA